A DNA window from Bacteroides cellulosilyticus contains the following coding sequences:
- a CDS encoding nitroreductase family protein, translating to MDFLQLVASRQSDRAYDMTRPVEPEKLERILEAARLAPSACNAQPWKFVVINDPELSVKVGKATAGLGMNKFAKDAPVHILVVEESMNVTSFLGAKIKDKYFPLIDIGIATAHITLAAESEGLGSCILGWFDEKEIKKLAGIPSSKRLLLVITIGYSVKEKRKKARKPKEKVVSYNKY from the coding sequence ATGGACTTTTTACAATTAGTAGCCTCCCGTCAGAGTGACCGCGCTTATGATATGACACGTCCTGTAGAGCCCGAGAAACTGGAACGGATACTGGAAGCTGCCCGTCTGGCACCATCGGCTTGTAATGCGCAACCGTGGAAGTTTGTCGTAATCAATGATCCGGAACTTTCCGTTAAGGTAGGCAAAGCTACTGCCGGACTGGGGATGAATAAATTTGCTAAGGATGCCCCCGTTCATATCCTGGTTGTGGAAGAATCGATGAATGTCACTTCATTTCTGGGTGCAAAGATTAAGGATAAGTATTTTCCCTTGATAGATATAGGCATTGCCACAGCTCATATCACTTTAGCTGCCGAGAGTGAGGGATTAGGTTCTTGTATTCTTGGCTGGTTTGATGAGAAAGAGATTAAGAAGCTGGCCGGTATTCCATCTTCTAAGCGCTTGCTATTGGTTATCACCATCGGCTACTCTGTAAAAGAGAAGAGAAAGAAGGCGAGGAAACCGAAGGAAAAGGTGGTTTCTTACAATAAATACTGA
- a CDS encoding YihY/virulence factor BrkB family protein, with translation MNKRITALWKFLTYDIWRITEDEVTKTTFSLYNIIKTIYLCINRFTKDRLVNNASALTYSTLLAIVPILAILFAIARGFGFSNLMENQVRMGFGGHNQTTEVILQFVDSYLSETKSGIFIGVGLIMLLWTVINLITNIEITFNRIWQIKKARSMYRKITDYFSMFLLMPILIVISGGLSIFMSTTLKYIEDFVLLAPILKFLIRLIPFALTWFMFTGLYIYMPNTKVKFKHALIAGVLAGTAHQAFQFLYISGQLWVSRYNAIYGSFAALPLFLLWLQISWTICLFGAELTYAGQNIRNFSFDKDTKNISRRYRDFVAILIMSLIAKRFEENAKPYTAEEISEECQIPIRLTHQILYELQEINLLHEVVDENNEDIGYQPSMDINKMNVALLLDRLDTHGSEDFKIDKDKEFSEQWEVLMNAREEYYKSASHVLLKDL, from the coding sequence ATGAATAAACGTATTACTGCTCTTTGGAAATTCCTTACATACGACATCTGGCGTATTACAGAGGATGAAGTCACCAAAACGACTTTTTCCCTCTACAATATAATCAAAACCATTTATCTATGTATCAACCGCTTCACCAAGGACAGACTGGTAAACAATGCCTCTGCACTGACTTATAGCACTTTGCTTGCCATTGTCCCTATACTTGCCATCTTATTTGCCATAGCACGTGGGTTCGGCTTCTCCAATCTGATGGAGAATCAGGTGCGAATGGGATTCGGAGGGCATAACCAGACCACAGAAGTCATCCTCCAATTCGTAGACTCTTATCTTTCCGAAACTAAAAGCGGCATATTTATCGGAGTAGGTTTAATCATGTTGCTATGGACGGTTATCAATCTGATTACCAATATTGAAATCACCTTCAACCGCATCTGGCAAATAAAAAAGGCACGAAGTATGTACCGTAAAATTACGGACTACTTCTCCATGTTCCTGCTGATGCCTATCCTGATTGTAATTTCGGGTGGTCTCTCCATCTTCATGAGCACAACGCTGAAGTACATTGAAGACTTTGTACTGCTTGCCCCTATCCTGAAATTCCTGATCCGCCTCATACCTTTTGCCCTGACCTGGTTCATGTTCACAGGACTGTACATCTATATGCCGAACACTAAAGTGAAGTTCAAGCATGCGCTCATTGCAGGGGTTCTTGCAGGAACGGCACACCAGGCATTCCAGTTTCTATACATCAGTGGTCAGTTGTGGGTATCGCGTTACAATGCTATTTATGGTAGTTTCGCCGCCCTTCCCCTATTCCTGCTATGGTTACAAATATCGTGGACAATCTGCCTGTTTGGTGCAGAACTGACGTATGCGGGACAAAACATACGAAACTTCAGTTTTGACAAAGACACCAAAAATATCAGCCGGAGATATCGGGATTTCGTGGCTATCCTTATCATGTCCCTCATTGCCAAAAGATTTGAGGAGAATGCAAAACCATATACAGCAGAAGAAATATCCGAAGAGTGTCAGATACCGATCCGGTTGACACACCAGATTCTATATGAGTTACAAGAAATAAATCTATTGCATGAAGTAGTGGACGAAAACAATGAAGATATCGGCTATCAACCCTCCATGGATATCAATAAGATGAACGTCGCACTGTTGTTAGACAGACTGGACACGCATGGTTCGGAGGATTTCAAAATAGATAAGGACAAGGAGTTCAGCGAACAATGGGAAGTATTAATGAATGCACGGGAAGAATATTATAAGAGTGCAAGCCATGTGCTACTGAAAGATCTTTAA
- a CDS encoding riboflavin synthase, whose translation MFSGIVEECAILVALVKEQENVHFTFKCSFVNELKIDQSVSHNGVCLTVVSMTEDTYTVTAMKETLERSNLGLLNVGDKVNVERSMMMNGRLDGHIVQGHVDQTATCISVEDAEGSYYFTFRYAFDKEMAKRGYITVDKGSVTVNGVSLTVCNPTDDTFQVAIIPYTFEYTNFHDIKVDSVVNIEFDIIGKYISRMLQFK comes from the coding sequence ATGTTTTCCGGAATAGTAGAAGAATGTGCCATTCTCGTGGCATTGGTAAAAGAACAAGAGAACGTACACTTCACGTTCAAGTGCTCATTTGTAAATGAATTGAAGATAGACCAGAGTGTATCTCATAACGGCGTATGCCTTACGGTAGTCAGCATGACAGAGGATACCTATACGGTTACAGCCATGAAGGAAACATTGGAGCGCTCCAACCTCGGGCTGCTGAACGTAGGAGACAAGGTGAATGTAGAGCGCAGTATGATGATGAACGGTCGCCTCGACGGACATATTGTACAGGGACATGTAGATCAAACCGCCACCTGTATCAGTGTAGAAGATGCCGAAGGAAGTTATTACTTCACTTTCCGGTATGCTTTCGATAAGGAGATGGCAAAGCGGGGATACATTACTGTGGACAAAGGCTCTGTAACGGTGAATGGTGTTAGTCTGACGGTGTGTAATCCAACGGACGATACTTTCCAGGTAGCTATCATTCCTTATACTTTCGAATATACCAATTTTCACGATATCAAAGTTGATAGCGTAGTGAACATTGAATTTGACATTATCGGCAAATATATTAGCCGGATGCTCCAGTTTAAATAA
- a CDS encoding dipeptide epimerase, with product MQNRRDFLKTAAFAALGSGVVIHDVFGGESAPKLFNINKSGVNARMKLRFFPYELKLRHVFTVATYSRTTTPDVQVEIEYDGVIGYGEASMPPYLQKELGTMESVLAFLKKVQDIIGQFPDPFQLEDILAYVDKLSPGDAAAKAAVDIALHDLVGKLLRAPWYKIWGLDKEKAPSTTFTIGIDTPDVVREKTRECAGQFNILKVKLGRENDKEMIETIRSATDLPIAVDANQGWTDKHYAIDMIHWLKEKGIVMIEQPMPKTQLDDIAWVTQQSPLPIFADESLQRLSDVAGLKGAFHGINIKLMKCTGMREGWKMVTLARALGMKVMVGCMTETSCACSAAAQFSPAVDFADLDGNLLIANDRFKGMEVVKGKITLPDLPGIGVVKL from the coding sequence ATGCAAAACAGAAGAGATTTCCTGAAAACAGCTGCTTTTGCCGCATTGGGTTCCGGTGTGGTTATCCATGATGTGTTTGGAGGAGAAAGTGCTCCAAAACTGTTCAATATCAATAAAAGTGGTGTGAATGCCAGGATGAAATTGCGCTTCTTTCCATATGAGTTGAAGTTACGTCATGTTTTTACAGTGGCTACTTACTCACGCACTACCACTCCTGATGTGCAAGTAGAGATTGAATATGATGGTGTTATCGGTTATGGTGAAGCTTCCATGCCGCCTTATTTACAGAAAGAACTGGGTACGATGGAAAGTGTACTGGCTTTCCTGAAAAAAGTTCAGGATATCATCGGACAGTTTCCTGATCCTTTCCAATTGGAGGATATTCTCGCTTATGTAGATAAGCTTTCACCGGGAGATGCCGCCGCTAAAGCTGCTGTAGATATTGCTTTGCACGATCTTGTGGGCAAATTGCTGAGAGCTCCGTGGTATAAGATATGGGGATTGGATAAGGAAAAAGCTCCTTCGACCACTTTTACCATTGGTATCGATACACCGGATGTGGTACGAGAAAAAACAAGAGAATGTGCCGGGCAATTCAATATTCTCAAAGTAAAGCTGGGGCGTGAAAATGATAAAGAAATGATCGAAACAATCCGTTCGGCGACCGACCTGCCTATTGCTGTCGATGCTAATCAGGGTTGGACGGACAAGCATTATGCCATTGATATGATACATTGGCTGAAAGAAAAAGGGATTGTCATGATTGAGCAGCCGATGCCTAAAACCCAGTTGGATGATATTGCCTGGGTGACACAACAAAGTCCGTTGCCTATCTTTGCTGATGAATCTTTGCAACGTTTGAGTGATGTAGCCGGTCTGAAGGGTGCATTTCATGGCATCAATATCAAGTTGATGAAATGTACCGGTATGCGTGAAGGCTGGAAGATGGTGACATTAGCACGTGCTTTGGGTATGAAAGTGATGGTGGGCTGTATGACGGAAACATCCTGTGCTTGCTCTGCTGCTGCCCAGTTTTCTCCTGCGGTTGACTTTGCTGACCTGGATGGCAATCTGCTTATCGCCAACGACCGTTTCAAGGGAATGGAGGTCGTAAAGGGCAAGATCACGTTACCTGATTTGCCTGGTATCGGGGTTGTGAAACTGTAA
- a CDS encoding NlpC/P60 family protein, which produces MKKLIPIVSLFLFASLYSVASEIGDRTIPADVAQLSDSLKRQYAPDKRVALFDVDYSFSGKNVMLRGVTTSAEAKAALLNGLSKADYQVMDCLQVLPDEAALEGKTYGIINVSVSNLRVDPDFSSEMMTQGLMGMPVRVLQHDGWYRIQTPDNYIAWVHRVGIHPVTKEELHVWNTAEKIVVTSHYGFVYSEPNQASQTVSDVVAGNRLKWEGTKGAFYKVAYPDGRTGYISKSISMPEKKWRAALKQDAASIIRTAHTLMGVPYLWAGTSSKGIDCSGFMRTILFIHDIIIPRDASQQAYVGEHIDITPDFSNLQPGDLIFFGRKATADRKERVVHVGMYIGNKRFIHSQGDVHVSSFDSADELFDEYNLGRLLFATRVLPYINKEASLNTTETNPYYK; this is translated from the coding sequence ATGAAGAAACTTATTCCTATCGTATCCCTGTTCCTTTTTGCTTCGTTGTATTCGGTAGCTTCGGAAATCGGAGACAGGACTATTCCTGCGGATGTTGCACAGTTGTCCGACAGCTTGAAGCGTCAGTATGCTCCTGATAAACGGGTAGCACTCTTTGATGTAGATTATTCCTTTTCCGGTAAAAATGTGATGTTACGTGGTGTGACTACTTCGGCCGAGGCGAAAGCTGCATTACTGAACGGGCTGTCGAAAGCTGACTATCAAGTAATGGACTGCTTACAGGTATTGCCGGATGAGGCTGCACTGGAAGGAAAAACTTATGGTATCATAAATGTATCGGTGTCCAATCTTAGGGTTGATCCTGACTTCTCATCCGAAATGATGACTCAGGGATTGATGGGAATGCCTGTCCGCGTATTACAGCACGACGGTTGGTATCGCATTCAGACACCGGATAATTATATCGCTTGGGTACATCGTGTAGGTATCCATCCGGTAACGAAAGAAGAACTTCATGTCTGGAACACAGCGGAGAAGATTGTGGTGACTTCTCATTATGGGTTTGTGTATTCTGAGCCAAATCAGGCTTCGCAGACTGTTTCGGATGTAGTTGCAGGCAATCGCTTGAAGTGGGAGGGAACGAAAGGTGCATTCTATAAGGTTGCATATCCCGACGGGCGGACCGGTTATATTTCCAAATCTATCTCCATGCCGGAAAAGAAATGGCGTGCCGCTTTGAAACAGGATGCTGCCAGCATTATCCGCACAGCACATACGCTGATGGGAGTTCCGTATCTTTGGGCGGGCACTTCTTCCAAAGGGATAGATTGCAGTGGTTTTATGCGCACTATTCTTTTTATTCATGATATCATCATTCCCCGGGATGCTTCACAGCAAGCGTATGTAGGCGAGCATATTGATATCACTCCTGATTTCAGCAACCTGCAACCGGGCGACTTGATCTTCTTCGGACGTAAAGCTACAGCAGATCGTAAAGAACGTGTAGTGCATGTAGGAATGTATATTGGTAACAAACGTTTCATTCACTCGCAAGGTGATGTACATGTCAGCAGTTTTGATTCTGCCGATGAACTTTTTGATGAATATAATCTCGGACGCCTTCTGTTTGCTACGCGCGTGTTACCTTATATAAATAAGGAAGCATCCTTGAATACTACGGAAACGAATCCTTACTATAAATAA